A window of the Mucilaginibacter sp. cycad4 genome harbors these coding sequences:
- a CDS encoding acyltransferase, whose translation MDNNKLNTKPHYPILDGLRGVAAIIVVTFHLTEPLGSGHLDIIVNHGYLAVDFFFLLSGFVIGYAYDDRWHKMTIGSFFKRRIERLQPMVVLGMTLGAIGFYFTDSTLWPLIHTIPIWKMLLVMLIGYTILPVPLSLDIRGWQEMHPLNSVGWSLFFEYVANILYAVWIRKFSKTTLSVLVCFAAVALVHLAITNGDVSGGWTFNVEQVRMGITRTIYPFFTGLLLSRIAKPVRIRYAFLWCSVLIAIVLYMPRIGGAAHLWMNGIYESVCIIIIFPLIVYLGAGGKVHTQTESRVCRFLGDISYPLYLVHYPLVYFYVAWISNHKGVTIVQAWPYALAILISAIFLAYITLKWYDEPVRKWLRKKLG comes from the coding sequence ATGGACAATAATAAACTGAACACAAAACCGCATTACCCGATATTGGATGGTTTACGTGGTGTTGCTGCCATCATCGTAGTTACCTTTCACCTAACCGAACCGCTGGGGAGCGGTCACCTGGATATCATAGTTAATCACGGGTACCTGGCTGTCGATTTCTTTTTCCTGCTATCAGGTTTTGTTATCGGCTATGCTTATGACGACCGCTGGCATAAAATGACAATCGGCAGTTTTTTTAAACGCCGTATCGAGCGCCTTCAGCCAATGGTAGTCCTCGGCATGACATTGGGTGCTATCGGATTCTATTTTACGGATTCTACGCTGTGGCCGCTCATTCATACTATACCGATTTGGAAGATGCTGCTGGTGATGCTGATCGGTTATACCATCCTGCCGGTACCGCTGTCTTTGGATATACGCGGCTGGCAGGAAATGCATCCTCTTAACAGCGTAGGATGGTCATTGTTCTTTGAGTACGTCGCCAATATTCTTTACGCGGTTTGGATACGAAAATTTTCAAAAACTACATTGTCGGTATTAGTATGCTTTGCAGCTGTAGCACTTGTGCACCTGGCAATCACCAATGGAGATGTAAGCGGTGGCTGGACATTTAACGTGGAACAGGTGCGCATGGGCATTACCCGCACCATATACCCGTTCTTTACCGGCCTGTTGCTTTCGCGTATTGCTAAACCCGTCCGCATCAGGTATGCATTTTTATGGTGCAGTGTTTTAATAGCGATAGTATTGTATATGCCGCGCATCGGCGGTGCTGCCCATCTTTGGATGAACGGGATCTATGAGTCCGTTTGCATTATTATCATTTTTCCGCTTATCGTTTATCTTGGCGCGGGCGGTAAGGTCCATACCCAAACGGAGAGCAGAGTATGCAGGTTTCTCGGCGATATATCCTATCCCCTTTACCTGGTGCATTATCCGCTGGTTTATTTTTACGTGGCATGGATCAGCAATCATAAAGGCGTAACTATAGTACAGGCCTGGCCTTATGCCTTAGCTATTTTGATTAGTGCAATTTTCCTGGCGTATATCACTTTGAAATGGTATGACGAGCCGGTTCGTAAATGGCTGCGAAAAAAACTTGGCTAA
- a CDS encoding DUF1080 domain-containing protein, translating to MKITRVFFMFSCCFILGCTGPKKLADTGNADKGWTKLFNGTDINDWFVKINHHLVGENYGNTFRVEDGMIRVSYDQYGDFNDQFGHLYYKTPFSYYHLRFEYRFVGKQQKGAPDYTLLNSGVMFHSQDPRTMLKDQDWPISIEMQLLGGLGDGKPRPTGNMCSPGTDVVYKGKVSPDHCINSTSKTYDGDQWVKGELIVHGNKLITHIINGDTVLQYSRPTIGGGVAHGYDPKYKQDGKLLSSGFIALQSEGQPVDFRNIEIKQLPDTDR from the coding sequence ATGAAAATAACACGCGTTTTTTTTATGTTTTCCTGCTGCTTCATATTGGGCTGCACCGGACCGAAAAAACTGGCTGACACCGGCAATGCCGACAAAGGCTGGACGAAGCTGTTTAACGGAACTGACATTAACGATTGGTTTGTCAAGATCAATCACCACCTGGTTGGCGAAAACTATGGGAATACTTTCCGGGTAGAAGACGGCATGATCAGGGTCAGTTATGATCAGTATGGCGATTTCAACGATCAGTTTGGCCACTTATATTACAAAACACCATTTTCTTATTATCACCTGCGGTTTGAGTACCGTTTTGTTGGTAAACAGCAAAAAGGCGCACCTGACTACACGCTCCTTAACAGCGGCGTTATGTTTCATTCACAGGATCCCCGCACTATGTTAAAGGACCAGGATTGGCCGATATCCATAGAAATGCAGTTATTAGGCGGCCTGGGCGACGGGAAACCAAGGCCAACAGGAAATATGTGCTCGCCCGGTACCGATGTTGTTTATAAAGGGAAGGTTTCGCCCGACCATTGTATCAACTCTACTTCAAAAACCTATGACGGTGACCAGTGGGTAAAGGGCGAGCTGATTGTTCATGGCAACAAATTAATTACCCATATCATCAATGGCGATACGGTACTTCAATATTCAAGGCCTACTATTGGCGGCGGTGTGGCGCATGGCTACGATCCGAAGTATAAGCAGGATGGGAAATTGTTAAGCAGCGGCTTTATTGCTTTACAAAGTGAGGGGCAGCCAGTTGATTTCAGGAATATAGAGATTAAACAGCTGCCGGATACTGACCGGTAG